The Thermoanaerobacterales bacterium genome has a window encoding:
- the argR gene encoding arginine repressor encodes MRRQRQILEIIRQQPIGTQLELAEALRRAGFKVTQATVSRDIRELGLVKSSAGPVARYLAPGEEPPAPSDDRLRRFFRDYVTDVDHNESLVVVKTLPGAAHGVAEAIDQARLPGILGSVAGDNTIFIAARTREQVRRMVRTLTGFLDGKRKG; translated from the coding sequence ATGCGAAGGCAGAGACAAATACTGGAGATTATCCGCCAGCAGCCGATCGGCACGCAGCTGGAACTGGCCGAGGCTTTGCGCCGGGCCGGTTTCAAGGTTACCCAGGCCACCGTCTCCCGGGACATCCGGGAACTGGGGCTGGTCAAGTCCAGCGCCGGCCCGGTGGCGCGCTACCTGGCCCCCGGCGAGGAACCGCCGGCCCCGTCCGACGACCGGCTGCGGCGGTTCTTTCGCGATTACGTGACGGACGTCGACCACAACGAGAGCCTGGTCGTGGTCAAAACTCTTCCGGGAGCCGCGCACGGGGTGGCCGAGGCCATCGACCAGGCGCGTCTGCCCGGAATCCTGGGGAGCGTGGCCGGGGACAATACCATCTTCATTGCGGCTCGCACCCGGGAACAGGTGCGCAGGATGGTGCGCACGCTTACCGGGTTCCTGGATGGAAAGCGCAAAGGGTAA